The following coding sequences are from one Geodermatophilus normandii window:
- a CDS encoding DUF4386 domain-containing protein, with the protein MTTTASSRAVTRPPADQLRRTSLAAGILYLLTFVSVPTLALYQDARNDAGFVLGAGSGNGVLLAAGTEVVVAVTCIGTAVVLFPVLRRQSETAAIGFLASRVTEGALIIVGVVTVLTLSTLRTDVAGTADADPASLVTAGHALSAAYGWTFLLSQSLMPVFNALFLGYALYRSGLVPRILPTLGLIGAPLLLASDVAIFSGVYDRAAPIALLAAAPIAVWEFSLGVYLVVRGFRPSAVAALSPARAVR; encoded by the coding sequence ATGACCACCACCGCCTCCAGCAGGGCAGTGACCCGACCCCCGGCAGACCAGCTGCGGCGGACCTCGCTCGCCGCCGGGATCCTCTACCTGCTCACCTTCGTGTCCGTGCCGACCCTCGCGCTGTACCAGGACGCGCGCAACGACGCCGGCTTCGTCCTGGGTGCCGGCAGTGGCAACGGCGTGCTCCTCGCCGCGGGCACCGAGGTCGTCGTCGCTGTGACCTGCATCGGCACCGCCGTCGTGCTCTTCCCGGTGCTCAGGCGGCAGAGCGAGACCGCCGCCATCGGCTTCCTGGCCTCCCGCGTCACCGAAGGGGCCCTGATCATCGTCGGTGTCGTCACCGTGCTCACCCTGTCCACCCTGCGGACCGACGTCGCCGGCACCGCCGACGCGGACCCGGCCTCCCTCGTCACGGCCGGCCACGCGCTGAGTGCCGCCTACGGCTGGACGTTCCTGCTCTCTCAGAGTCTGATGCCCGTCTTCAACGCGCTGTTCCTGGGCTACGCGCTGTACCGGTCGGGGCTCGTGCCCCGCATCCTCCCCACCCTCGGGCTCATCGGCGCGCCGCTGTTGCTGGCCTCCGACGTCGCGATCTTCTCCGGCGTCTACGACCGTGCGGCGCCGATCGCCCTCCTCGCCGCGGCGCCCATCGCGGTCTGGGAGTTCTCGCTCGGCGTCTACCTGGTCGTCAGGGGTTTCCGGCCCTCCGCCGTCGCTGCCCTGTCGCCCGCGCGGGCCGTCCGATGA
- a CDS encoding LuxR C-terminal-related transcriptional regulator has product MEPLLSTKLHAPRRRRGVVARARLTERLDRGDEAVLTLISAPAGFGKTTLVTEWLAVAAPGRSIAWLSLDERDNDPVVFWTYLVSALQTAVDRVGNGALAVLQEPHAAMDEVLATLVNELDAASGDVVLVLDDYHVIATREVHDRLAFLLERLPPNVHLVIATRADPALPLARLRARGQLVEVRAADLRFTADEAAAYLNEAMGLALPPEHVAALDARTEGWIAALQLAALSMQGRDDLAAFIAGFAGDDRYIVDYLVEEVLQRQPEVVRDFLLSTAVLSRLSGPLCDVVVGRDGGAAMLEDLDRANLFLVPLDDRRHWYRYHHLFADVLHARLLAEQPERVPVLHRRASEWWARDEEPGEAIRHALAGGDPERAAELVELAMPAARQNRQETTLRHWFKQLPEHVLRDRPVLRAGYAGAILVHGEVDGVEEHLRDAERWLEAVGSREPVGASADEAVVRVVRSQVAVYRAAQARLTGDLQGTVTHAERVLELAGDDEHLVRGSAAGLLGLAHWTSGDLDAAHRWWNESRAQLHRAGHHSDTLGVSIALADIDLARGRLRDARTTYEAGLTTAARHDPRVLRGVADMHVGLSELFLERNELEAAHEHLALSDHLGDGAGLPQNRHRSRIAMARLRAAEGDPDAAVSLLDEAERLYVGDMFPDVRPIPAVRARMWVAQHRVGEALGWARERGLSPDDALSYLREFEHATLARILLAQHEHSGDPTSLVQATGLLERLVEAAGAGRRRGSVIQLSVHLALARQAGGDVPAALASLDRALTLAAPEGHVRVFLDEGQAMASLLRTLETGGGTHAHVRRLLDADPAPDRGPLAQQHLIEPLSGRELEVLRLLGTDLDGPGIARELYLSLNTVRTHTRNVYAKLGVNSRRAAVRRAGELGLLPRRPQR; this is encoded by the coding sequence TTGGAACCCCTGCTCAGCACCAAGCTGCACGCTCCTCGGCGGCGGCGCGGTGTGGTGGCGCGTGCCCGGTTGACCGAGCGCCTCGACCGCGGGGACGAGGCGGTCCTGACGTTGATCTCGGCTCCCGCCGGGTTCGGGAAGACGACACTGGTGACCGAGTGGCTCGCCGTCGCAGCCCCCGGTCGGTCGATCGCATGGCTCTCGCTCGACGAGCGGGACAACGACCCGGTCGTCTTCTGGACCTATCTGGTCTCCGCCTTGCAGACCGCGGTCGACAGGGTCGGCAACGGAGCTCTGGCGGTTCTGCAGGAGCCCCACGCGGCGATGGACGAGGTGCTGGCCACCCTGGTCAACGAGCTGGATGCGGCCTCGGGCGACGTGGTGTTGGTCCTGGACGACTACCACGTCATCGCCACGCGGGAGGTGCACGACCGGCTGGCCTTCCTGCTGGAGCGCCTGCCCCCGAACGTCCACCTGGTGATCGCCACCCGTGCCGACCCTGCCTTGCCTCTGGCCCGACTGCGGGCACGCGGACAGCTGGTCGAGGTGCGTGCCGCCGACCTGCGCTTCACCGCGGACGAGGCGGCGGCCTACCTCAACGAGGCGATGGGGCTCGCCCTGCCCCCGGAGCACGTGGCGGCACTCGATGCCCGCACCGAGGGTTGGATCGCCGCGCTGCAACTGGCGGCCCTCTCGATGCAGGGGCGCGACGACCTCGCGGCCTTCATCGCCGGCTTCGCGGGCGACGACCGGTACATCGTCGACTACCTGGTCGAGGAGGTGCTGCAGCGGCAGCCCGAGGTCGTCCGGGACTTCCTCCTGTCGACGGCCGTCCTGAGCCGCCTCAGCGGCCCACTGTGCGACGTCGTCGTCGGCCGGGACGGCGGCGCGGCGATGCTCGAGGACTTGGACCGCGCGAACCTCTTCCTGGTGCCGCTCGACGACCGCCGCCACTGGTACCGCTACCACCACCTCTTCGCCGACGTGCTGCACGCGCGGCTGTTGGCCGAACAGCCCGAGCGTGTGCCCGTGCTGCACCGGCGGGCCAGCGAGTGGTGGGCCCGTGACGAGGAACCGGGTGAGGCGATCCGGCACGCGCTGGCCGGTGGGGACCCCGAACGTGCTGCCGAGCTGGTGGAGCTCGCCATGCCGGCGGCGCGGCAGAACCGCCAGGAGACCACGCTCCGCCACTGGTTCAAGCAGCTCCCCGAGCACGTGCTCCGGGACCGGCCGGTCCTCCGCGCGGGATACGCCGGCGCCATCCTCGTCCACGGGGAGGTGGACGGGGTGGAGGAGCACCTCCGTGATGCTGAACGGTGGCTGGAGGCCGTCGGCTCGCGTGAACCGGTCGGGGCGAGTGCGGACGAGGCCGTCGTCCGGGTGGTCCGGAGCCAGGTCGCCGTCTATCGCGCCGCCCAGGCTCGTCTGACCGGTGACCTGCAGGGGACCGTGACGCACGCGGAACGCGTCCTCGAACTCGCCGGGGACGACGAGCACCTGGTGCGCGGGTCCGCTGCAGGCCTGCTGGGACTGGCGCACTGGACCAGCGGTGACCTCGACGCCGCCCACCGGTGGTGGAACGAGTCCCGCGCGCAGTTGCACCGGGCAGGCCACCACTCCGACACCCTGGGCGTCTCGATCGCCCTGGCGGACATCGACCTCGCCCGTGGTCGGCTCCGGGACGCCCGCACCACCTACGAGGCCGGTCTGACGACCGCAGCTCGGCACGACCCGCGGGTGCTGCGTGGCGTGGCGGACATGCACGTGGGCCTGAGCGAGCTCTTCCTGGAGCGCAACGAACTCGAGGCGGCGCACGAACACCTGGCTCTCAGTGACCACCTGGGCGACGGCGCCGGACTGCCGCAGAACCGGCACCGCAGCAGGATCGCGATGGCGCGACTGCGCGCGGCAGAAGGGGACCCGGACGCCGCCGTCAGCCTGCTCGACGAGGCCGAGCGCCTGTACGTCGGCGACATGTTCCCCGACGTGCGGCCGATCCCCGCGGTGCGGGCGCGGATGTGGGTGGCACAGCACCGGGTCGGCGAGGCCCTCGGCTGGGCGCGCGAGCGGGGACTGTCGCCCGACGACGCGCTCTCCTACCTGCGCGAGTTCGAGCACGCCACCCTGGCCCGGATCCTGCTGGCCCAGCACGAGCACTCAGGCGACCCGACCTCCCTCGTCCAGGCGACCGGGCTGCTGGAGCGGCTGGTGGAGGCGGCCGGTGCAGGGCGACGCCGGGGAAGCGTCATCCAGCTCTCCGTGCACCTGGCTCTGGCCCGCCAGGCGGGCGGCGACGTCCCCGCTGCCCTCGCGTCACTGGACCGTGCGCTCACCCTCGCCGCCCCGGAGGGTCACGTGCGGGTCTTCCTCGACGAGGGGCAGGCGATGGCCTCGCTCCTCCGGACCCTCGAGACGGGCGGCGGCACCCACGCCCACGTCCGCCGGCTGCTCGACGCCGATCCTGCTCCTGATCGCGGACCGCTCGCCCAGCAGCACCTGATCGAACCGCTCAGCGGCCGGGAGTTGGAGGTCCTGCGCCTCCTCGGAACCGATCTGGACGGTCCCGGCATCGCCCGCGAGCTGTACCTCTCGCTCAACACGGTGCGCACCCACACCCGCAACGTCTACGCGAAGCTCGGCGTCAACAGCCGCCGGGCAGCGGTCCGCCGGGCCGGCGAGCTCGGTCTCCTGCCGCGCAGACCCCAGCGCTGA
- a CDS encoding DUF1579 family protein gives MTTDPDPTEQASGPRAPNPHPQLRRLHGLEGTWRLEGHDLDGSAPFTGTVTRRWLPGGHFLVQRMRIDGKEQEGAEYIGYDHAQETLRSMFFSDEGPGPFCSFALEYFWRIEGDDLTIWHGAQDSPARFRGTIDRTAGTVRGRWEWPGGGYEATETRLDEDE, from the coding sequence GTGACGACCGACCCCGACCCCACCGAACAGGCGAGCGGGCCCCGGGCCCCGAATCCCCACCCGCAGCTGCGCCGGCTCCACGGGCTGGAGGGCACGTGGCGGCTGGAGGGCCACGACCTCGACGGCAGCGCGCCGTTCACCGGCACGGTGACACGGCGCTGGCTGCCGGGCGGCCACTTCCTCGTGCAGCGGATGAGGATCGACGGGAAGGAGCAGGAGGGCGCCGAGTACATCGGCTACGACCACGCACAGGAGACGCTGCGGTCGATGTTCTTCAGCGACGAGGGACCGGGTCCGTTCTGCTCGTTCGCGCTCGAGTACTTCTGGCGGATCGAGGGCGACGACCTCACGATCTGGCACGGGGCCCAGGACTCCCCGGCGCGGTTCCGCGGCACCATCGACCGCACCGCCGGAACCGTCAGGGGCCGGTGGGAGTGGCCGGGCGGCGGCTACGAGGCCACCGAGACCCGCCTCGACGAGGACGAGTAG
- a CDS encoding CPBP family intramembrane glutamic endopeptidase, whose product MSARGSDVRWAAGLVLLLAAWNDLVVPRLPRRAYVPVNATATAALLAAARARGASWDELGLDPRRLRSGARHGGACAAVVGAGYAVALAVPAVRPLLADARVTGLDRWELAWRVLVRIPVGTVVWEEVAFRGVLPPALHRVLPSRAADAAAAGLFGLWHVAPTLEGLALNGVGTTPARRTGTVAAACLATAGVDVLFTRLRRRSGSLLAPVLLHLAANDLGAVAAAAAGRGGPE is encoded by the coding sequence GTGTCCGCCCGCGGCTCCGACGTCCGGTGGGCCGCGGGCCTGGTCCTCCTGCTCGCGGCGTGGAACGACCTCGTGGTGCCGCGGCTGCCGCGGCGCGCGTACGTGCCGGTGAACGCCACCGCCACCGCGGCACTGCTGGCGGCCGCCCGTGCCCGGGGCGCCTCCTGGGACGAGCTGGGCCTGGACCCCCGGCGGCTGCGCTCCGGCGCGCGCCACGGCGGGGCCTGCGCCGCCGTGGTCGGCGCCGGGTACGCGGTCGCGCTCGCCGTCCCCGCCGTCCGGCCGCTGCTCGCCGACGCGCGGGTCACCGGGCTGGACCGGTGGGAGCTGGCGTGGCGGGTGCTGGTGCGAATCCCGGTCGGCACCGTGGTGTGGGAGGAGGTCGCCTTCCGCGGCGTCCTGCCGCCGGCGCTGCACCGCGTGCTGCCCTCGCGGGCGGCGGATGCCGCGGCGGCGGGGCTGTTCGGGCTCTGGCACGTCGCGCCGACGCTCGAGGGGCTCGCGCTCAACGGGGTGGGGACGACGCCGGCGCGCCGGACCGGCACGGTCGCCGCGGCCTGCCTGGCCACTGCGGGCGTCGACGTCCTGTTCACCCGGCTCCGCCGGCGCAGCGGCAGCCTGCTGGCACCGGTGCTGCTCCACCTGGCCGCCAACGACCTCGGGGCCGTCGCCGCAGCGGCCGCCGGCCGCGGTGGTCCCGAGTAG
- a CDS encoding dicarboxylate/amino acid:cation symporter, which yields MLVRLRRVPFAAQVLLALVVGVALGLVARDLGPVADGTPNWLTSTLQTIGGTFVTLLKVLVPPLVVTAVIVSIANLRQVSNAARLAGQTLLWFAITALIAVSIGIGLGLLTQPGRNSSVDAAAQAVPESTGSWWDFLTGLVPQNILGLQGSPDGSLSFNVLQLIVLSVAIGVAVLKVGEPAEPFLGLVRSALAVVQKVLWWVILLAPLGTVGLIGNAVATYGWDSLGSLGVFAGSVYVGLALVLFVVYPVLLRLHGLSPLRWFAGAWPAIQLAFVSRSSIGTLPVTERVTEQSLGVPRSYASFAVPLGATTKMDGCAAIYPALAAIFVAQFFDVPLSVTDYLLIALVSVVGSAATAGVTGAVVMLTLTLSTLGLPLAGVGLLLAIDPILDMGRTAVNVAGQALVPTIVAKREGILDLERFRSGRASAPVAAETGGVDADLRQPAAV from the coding sequence GTGCTCGTCCGTCTCCGCCGCGTCCCGTTCGCGGCGCAGGTCCTCCTCGCCCTCGTCGTCGGCGTCGCGCTCGGCCTCGTGGCCCGCGACCTCGGTCCCGTCGCCGACGGGACGCCGAACTGGCTCACCAGCACCCTGCAGACCATCGGCGGCACCTTCGTCACGCTGCTCAAGGTCCTGGTCCCGCCGCTGGTCGTCACCGCGGTGATCGTCAGCATCGCCAACCTCCGGCAGGTCTCCAACGCCGCCCGGCTGGCCGGACAGACCCTGCTGTGGTTCGCGATCACCGCGTTGATCGCGGTCTCCATCGGCATCGGCCTGGGCCTGCTCACCCAGCCCGGCCGCAACAGCTCCGTCGACGCCGCCGCCCAGGCCGTGCCGGAGTCGACCGGCTCCTGGTGGGACTTCCTCACCGGCCTGGTCCCGCAGAACATCCTCGGCCTGCAGGGCTCACCGGACGGCTCCCTGTCGTTCAACGTCCTGCAGCTCATCGTGCTGTCGGTCGCGATCGGCGTCGCGGTGCTCAAGGTCGGCGAGCCGGCCGAGCCGTTCCTCGGTCTGGTCCGGTCCGCGCTGGCCGTCGTCCAGAAGGTGCTGTGGTGGGTCATCCTGCTGGCCCCGCTGGGCACCGTCGGCCTCATCGGCAACGCCGTCGCCACCTACGGGTGGGACTCCCTCGGCTCGCTGGGCGTCTTCGCCGGCTCGGTCTACGTCGGGCTCGCGCTGGTGCTGTTCGTCGTCTACCCGGTGCTGCTGCGCCTGCACGGCCTCTCGCCGCTGCGGTGGTTCGCGGGTGCCTGGCCGGCGATCCAGCTGGCCTTCGTCTCGCGGTCCTCGATCGGCACCCTGCCGGTGACCGAGCGGGTCACCGAGCAGAGCCTGGGCGTGCCGCGGTCCTACGCCTCCTTCGCCGTCCCGCTCGGGGCGACGACGAAGATGGACGGCTGCGCGGCGATCTACCCGGCGCTCGCGGCGATCTTCGTGGCGCAGTTCTTCGACGTGCCGCTGTCGGTGACCGACTACCTGCTCATCGCGCTGGTGTCCGTGGTCGGCTCGGCTGCCACCGCCGGCGTCACCGGCGCGGTGGTCATGCTGACGCTCACCCTGTCCACGCTGGGCCTGCCGCTGGCCGGCGTCGGCCTGCTGCTGGCGATCGACCCGATCCTCGACATGGGCCGCACCGCGGTGAACGTCGCCGGCCAGGCGCTGGTCCCGACGATCGTCGCCAAGCGCGAGGGCATCCTCGACCTCGAGCGGTTCCGCTCGGGCCGCGCGTCCGCGCCGGTCGCCGCCGAGACCGGCGGGGTCGACGCCGACCTGCGGCAGCCCGCGGCCGTCTGA
- a CDS encoding DUF4389 domain-containing protein has translation MTEIRPSHPVRVDGVLDAPLSRWLWLLKWLLLLPHVVVLVFLWLAWIGCTVAAFVAVLVTGRYPRPLFDFSVGVLRWTWRVQYYGYSALGTDRYPPFTLAEVPGYPASFSVSYPERMSRGLVLVKWLLALPHYLVVALFIGGGVWVGTTGWGDGWGDGWDEGWAFGGLVSLLVVIAAVVLLVTGRYPQPLFDLVLGMDRWVLRVAAYTGLLTDAYPPFRLDLGGTDPGSGRAVPTSAGADPVLTGTTAGAAPAGPRPAPGRWTAGRVTAVVVGALLLAASTGPIVAGGALLWADTTQREDGLLWSADADVTSDRYAVTTGDLALGGEGLDWVVDDLLGTVRLQAAPADPDDELFVGVGRTADVARYLDGVGHAVLDEIGGDGVPSDTVTTRDVPGEAPAVEPGEAGIWVASASGAGTRDLDWRPGDGDWTLVLMRADGAAGVSAEVAVAAPVPGLTWLSVALLLAGAALAAGGTALVVLGAHRTAATPPAPGGVRIPGPRPAPRDSTPVRR, from the coding sequence GTGACCGAGATCCGGCCGTCCCACCCGGTGCGGGTGGACGGTGTGCTCGACGCCCCGCTGTCCCGCTGGCTGTGGCTGCTCAAGTGGCTGCTGCTGCTGCCGCACGTCGTCGTGCTCGTGTTCCTGTGGCTGGCCTGGATCGGGTGCACCGTCGCGGCGTTCGTCGCGGTCCTCGTCACCGGGCGGTACCCGCGGCCGCTCTTCGACTTCTCCGTCGGGGTGCTGCGCTGGACGTGGCGCGTGCAGTACTACGGCTACAGCGCCCTGGGCACCGACCGGTACCCGCCGTTCACGCTCGCGGAGGTCCCGGGGTACCCGGCCTCCTTCTCCGTCTCGTACCCGGAGCGGATGTCGCGGGGCCTGGTGCTGGTCAAGTGGCTGCTCGCCCTGCCGCACTACCTCGTGGTCGCGCTGTTCATCGGCGGGGGCGTCTGGGTGGGGACCACCGGCTGGGGCGATGGCTGGGGTGATGGCTGGGACGAGGGCTGGGCGTTCGGCGGGCTGGTGTCCCTGCTCGTCGTCATCGCGGCCGTGGTGCTGCTGGTGACCGGCCGCTATCCCCAGCCGCTGTTCGACCTCGTCCTGGGGATGGACCGCTGGGTCCTGCGCGTGGCCGCCTACACCGGCCTGCTCACCGACGCCTACCCGCCGTTCCGGCTCGACCTCGGCGGCACCGACCCCGGCTCGGGGCGCGCCGTGCCCACCTCCGCCGGCGCGGACCCGGTGCTCACCGGGACGACGGCGGGGGCCGCACCGGCGGGCCCGCGCCCGGCGCCCGGCCGGTGGACGGCCGGCCGGGTGACCGCCGTCGTCGTGGGTGCGCTGCTGCTGGCCGCGTCCACGGGGCCGATCGTCGCCGGCGGTGCGCTGCTCTGGGCCGACACCACCCAGCGCGAGGACGGCCTGCTGTGGTCGGCCGACGCCGACGTCACCAGCGACCGGTACGCCGTCACCACCGGGGACCTCGCGCTCGGCGGGGAGGGGCTGGACTGGGTCGTCGACGACCTGCTGGGCACCGTCCGGCTGCAGGCGGCCCCGGCCGATCCGGACGACGAGTTGTTCGTCGGCGTCGGCCGCACCGCCGACGTGGCCCGCTACCTCGACGGCGTCGGGCACGCCGTGCTGGACGAGATCGGCGGCGACGGCGTCCCGTCCGACACGGTGACCACCCGCGACGTCCCCGGCGAGGCCCCCGCCGTGGAGCCCGGCGAGGCGGGGATCTGGGTGGCCTCGGCGTCCGGTGCCGGCACCCGCGACCTGGACTGGCGTCCGGGCGACGGCGACTGGACGCTCGTCCTCATGCGTGCCGACGGCGCGGCCGGCGTGTCCGCCGAGGTCGCGGTGGCGGCTCCGGTGCCGGGCCTGACCTGGCTCTCGGTCGCGCTGCTGCTCGCCGGCGCGGCGCTGGCCGCCGGGGGCACGGCGCTGGTGGTCCTGGGCGCCCACCGGACGGCCGCGACCCCGCCCGCGCCGGGTGGGGTCCGGATCCCCGGACCGCGCCCGGCGCCCCGCGACAGCACCCCGGTACGGCGCTGA
- a CDS encoding sensor histidine kinase, producing MTESRVVPVPRAAGDVVLDEVRERLADVHRSQERVADLLDALLNTAPAPGPVPPGDPTPSPEQLAVSADRDRIARDLHDHVVQQVFAACLSLQSVLPRVADPAARRRIAEVVEQLDGAVHDLRTTIFDLHTRDAAGGGLRRRLLDVVTATAGALSSTVRVSGVVDDLVVGSLAADVEAVAREAVSNCVRHAGGRHVTVTLDVTSEVVLEVADDGHGIDPRAARSGLRDLAERAQRRGGGLTVTRRPGGGTCLRWWAPLG from the coding sequence GTGACCGAGTCCCGGGTCGTGCCGGTCCCGCGCGCCGCCGGCGACGTCGTGCTCGACGAGGTGCGCGAGCGCCTGGCCGACGTCCACCGCAGCCAGGAGCGGGTCGCCGACCTGCTCGACGCCCTGCTCAACACGGCCCCCGCACCCGGCCCGGTCCCGCCCGGCGACCCGACGCCCTCCCCGGAGCAGCTCGCCGTCTCCGCCGACCGCGACCGCATCGCGCGGGACCTGCACGACCACGTCGTCCAGCAGGTCTTCGCCGCGTGCCTGTCCCTGCAGTCGGTGCTCCCCCGGGTGGCCGACCCGGCGGCCCGCCGCCGGATCGCCGAGGTCGTCGAGCAGCTGGACGGGGCGGTCCACGACCTGCGGACGACGATCTTCGACCTGCACACCCGCGACGCCGCGGGCGGTGGCCTGCGCCGCCGGCTGCTCGACGTCGTCACGGCGACGGCCGGTGCGCTGTCGTCGACCGTGCGCGTGTCCGGGGTCGTCGACGACCTGGTCGTCGGGTCGCTGGCCGCCGATGTCGAGGCGGTCGCGCGCGAGGCGGTGAGCAACTGCGTCCGCCACGCCGGAGGGCGGCACGTCACCGTCACCCTCGACGTGACCAGCGAGGTGGTGCTCGAGGTCGCCGACGACGGTCACGGCATCGACCCCCGGGCCGCCCGCAGCGGGCTGCGCGACCTGGCCGAGCGGGCGCAGCGGCGCGGGGGCGGGCTCACGGTCACCCGCCGGCCCGGTGGCGGCACCTGCCTGCGCTGGTGGGCGCCGCTGGGCTGA
- a CDS encoding response regulator: METDRRTPATRVFVLDDHEVVRRGVVAVLGAAPDLAVVGEAGTAAEALARVPALRPDVAVVDVRLPDGDGITVGRELRSRVPGLALVVLTSYSDDEALVDAILAGASGYLLKQVLGADLVAGVRTVAAGGSLLDPAATAAVFARLRRTIEPTGPVSRLSAQERTVLQLIGEGLTNRQIGQRMFLAEKTVKNHVSHLLAKLGLQRRTQAAVLATEIRTGSLPP, encoded by the coding sequence GTGGAGACCGACCGGCGGACCCCCGCCACGCGCGTCTTCGTGCTCGACGACCACGAGGTCGTGCGGCGGGGTGTCGTCGCCGTCCTCGGGGCCGCTCCGGACCTGGCCGTCGTGGGCGAGGCCGGCACCGCGGCCGAGGCGCTGGCGCGGGTGCCGGCGCTGCGGCCCGACGTCGCCGTCGTCGACGTCCGGCTCCCCGACGGCGACGGCATCACGGTCGGCCGCGAGCTGCGCTCCCGCGTGCCCGGTCTCGCGCTGGTCGTGCTCACCAGCTACAGCGACGACGAGGCACTGGTCGACGCGATCCTCGCCGGCGCCTCGGGCTACCTGCTGAAGCAGGTCCTCGGCGCGGACCTCGTCGCGGGCGTCCGCACCGTCGCCGCCGGCGGGTCGCTGCTGGACCCCGCGGCGACGGCGGCGGTCTTCGCGCGGCTGCGCCGGACCATCGAGCCGACGGGGCCGGTGAGCCGGCTGTCCGCGCAGGAGCGGACCGTCCTGCAGCTGATCGGGGAGGGGCTGACCAACCGGCAGATCGGCCAGCGGATGTTCCTCGCCGAGAAGACGGTGAAGAACCACGTCTCGCACCTGCTGGCCAAGCTCGGCCTCCAGCGGCGGACCCAGGCGGCCGTCCTCGCGACGGAGATCCGCACGGGGTCCCTGCCGCCCTGA
- the yidD gene encoding membrane protein insertion efficiency factor YidD, whose translation MTSRPGCTRRRHRSKRKGASSADASCDGCESGCDAISLFSLLWLALPAALVTPAPAGTPWAARVPVRLVVAYRERVSPGRPPCCRFTPTCSTYGLQALRTHGALRGLRLTLARLRRCRPGAGGSDPVPARAGTGAAAQA comes from the coding sequence GTGACCAGCCGCCCCGGGTGCACCCGACGACGCCACCGCTCCAAGCGGAAGGGCGCGAGCAGCGCCGACGCCTCGTGCGACGGCTGCGAGAGCGGCTGCGACGCCATCAGCCTGTTCTCCCTGCTGTGGCTGGCCCTGCCCGCGGCGCTCGTGACCCCGGCGCCCGCCGGCACGCCGTGGGCGGCGCGCGTGCCGGTCCGGCTGGTCGTCGCCTACCGCGAGCGCGTCAGCCCCGGCCGGCCGCCCTGCTGCCGGTTCACCCCGACCTGTTCGACCTACGGGCTCCAGGCGCTGCGGACGCACGGCGCCCTGCGCGGGCTGCGGCTGACCCTGGCCCGGCTGCGGCGCTGCCGGCCCGGAGCAGGCGGCAGCGACCCGGTGCCGGCCCGGGCCGGCACCGGGGCTGCGGCTCAGGCGTAG
- a CDS encoding 5-methyltetrahydropteroyltriglutamate--homocysteine S-methyltransferase: MTDASGPPFRADHVGSLLRPPSLLEARARHAAGEIDDAELRGAEDEAVADVVRLQGDVGLHTATDGEFRRASWHMDFIYAIDGISKVTGEDIVVHFKNADGTLDYTPAGLHVDGPLGIPEPIFGRDFAFLQEQVTEGQTAKLTIPSPSMVHYRGGAAAIDPAVYPDEDAFWSALSAAYASQVRGIAAQGCRYLQLDDTSLAYLNDPAQRAELAAQGRDAEHQHERYIRQINAALAGRPEGLTVTTHMCRGNFRSSWVAEGGYDFVAEALFGGLEVDGFFLEYDDARSGGFEPLRFVPPGKRVVLGLVTTKRPELESKDDLKRRIDEAARHVPLEQLAISPQCGFSSTVEGNALTRDEQVAKLALVVEVAQEVWGYA, encoded by the coding sequence ATGACCGATGCCTCCGGCCCGCCGTTCCGCGCCGACCACGTCGGCAGCCTGCTGCGCCCCCCGTCCCTGCTCGAGGCCCGCGCCCGGCACGCCGCCGGGGAGATCGACGACGCCGAGCTCCGCGGCGCCGAGGACGAGGCCGTCGCCGACGTCGTCCGGCTGCAGGGCGACGTCGGGCTGCACACCGCCACCGACGGGGAGTTCCGCCGCGCCTCGTGGCACATGGACTTCATCTACGCGATCGACGGCATCAGCAAGGTCACCGGCGAGGACATCGTCGTCCACTTCAAGAACGCCGACGGGACGCTCGACTACACCCCGGCCGGCCTGCACGTCGACGGGCCGCTGGGCATCCCGGAGCCGATCTTCGGCCGCGACTTCGCGTTCCTGCAGGAGCAGGTCACCGAGGGGCAGACGGCGAAGCTGACGATCCCCTCGCCGTCGATGGTCCACTACCGCGGCGGCGCGGCGGCGATCGACCCGGCCGTCTACCCCGACGAGGACGCGTTCTGGTCGGCGCTGTCGGCCGCCTACGCCTCCCAGGTGCGGGGCATCGCCGCACAGGGCTGCCGCTACCTGCAGCTCGACGACACCAGCCTGGCCTACCTCAACGACCCCGCCCAGCGCGCCGAGCTCGCCGCCCAGGGCCGCGACGCCGAGCACCAGCACGAGCGCTACATCCGGCAGATCAACGCCGCGCTGGCCGGGCGTCCCGAGGGCCTGACCGTGACCACGCACATGTGCCGCGGCAACTTCCGCTCGTCGTGGGTCGCCGAGGGCGGCTACGACTTCGTCGCCGAGGCGCTGTTCGGCGGCCTGGAGGTCGACGGGTTCTTCCTCGAGTACGACGACGCCCGCTCCGGCGGCTTCGAGCCGCTGCGCTTCGTGCCGCCGGGCAAGCGGGTGGTGCTCGGCCTGGTGACGACGAAGCGGCCGGAGCTGGAGAGCAAGGACGACCTCAAGCGCCGCATCGACGAGGCGGCGCGGCACGTGCCGCTCGAGCAGCTGGCGATCTCGCCGCAGTGCGGGTTCTCCTCCACGGTGGAGGGCAACGCGCTGACCCGCGACGAGCAGGTGGCCAAGCTGGCGCTGGTCGTCGAGGTGGCCCAGGAGGTGTGGGGCTACGCCTGA